The Lacipirellula parvula genome window below encodes:
- a CDS encoding Gfo/Idh/MocA family protein, protein MAKSLAIAVSRELRVGMVGMGMIFDETYRPFFERVATQPLYGPEFGVCSAPLNAVATRTGQRAAAYRAKAPKDLQGFQNFFGVDAVEQLIDSPVDVVCIATPDDRHFAAAKLAINAGKHVLIEKPSVLRLRELDELDAMAQEHGVLAKVVYHKLLDPDHKKLRTFVADGVLQHVNNGYCSLLEPKSIAGSQFAEWIVGRNPGTYVAVHYIKLIDFTFGLKLKRVTCTGQRGIVGPADGPTWDSTQLRLIYAHNDGREAAFDIHTSWVTPDNFPGYVEQEVQFRFDNGVWNGHSRKRGVECTIEGATPYKIKNTINNHYNASVLEPWGERSQRGYGIEVIERFMREAAAVEFGGPLEERSIRLAAARELAYNDLAADRQVVAAVEAMEIILARHAAGIPECVVEVNAPAGGLVLKVPGESRDEVLYAPAV, encoded by the coding sequence GTGGCCAAATCACTTGCCATCGCCGTCTCTCGTGAACTGCGCGTCGGCATGGTCGGCATGGGGATGATCTTTGACGAAACGTACCGGCCGTTTTTTGAACGCGTCGCCACCCAACCGCTGTACGGGCCGGAGTTCGGAGTCTGCTCGGCGCCGCTGAACGCCGTCGCCACGCGAACGGGCCAGCGGGCCGCCGCCTACCGCGCCAAAGCCCCCAAGGACCTCCAGGGGTTCCAAAACTTCTTCGGCGTTGATGCCGTTGAGCAGCTAATCGACTCGCCGGTCGACGTCGTATGCATCGCGACGCCAGACGATCGTCACTTCGCTGCGGCGAAACTCGCGATCAACGCAGGCAAGCACGTTCTCATCGAGAAACCATCGGTGTTACGGCTGCGAGAGCTCGACGAGCTCGATGCAATGGCCCAGGAGCACGGCGTTCTCGCCAAGGTTGTCTACCACAAGCTGCTCGATCCCGATCACAAGAAGCTTCGCACGTTCGTCGCCGACGGCGTCTTGCAGCACGTGAACAACGGCTACTGCTCGCTGTTGGAGCCGAAATCAATCGCTGGCTCGCAGTTCGCTGAATGGATCGTCGGCCGCAACCCGGGAACCTATGTAGCCGTCCATTACATCAAGCTGATCGACTTTACGTTCGGCCTGAAACTGAAGCGAGTGACCTGCACAGGGCAGCGCGGCATTGTCGGGCCCGCCGACGGCCCGACGTGGGACTCGACGCAATTACGGCTGATTTATGCTCACAACGACGGGCGCGAAGCGGCGTTCGACATCCACACGAGCTGGGTAACGCCCGACAACTTCCCGGGGTACGTTGAGCAAGAGGTGCAGTTTAGGTTCGACAACGGCGTTTGGAATGGCCACAGCCGCAAGCGCGGCGTTGAGTGCACGATCGAAGGCGCGACGCCCTACAAAATTAAGAATACGATCAACAACCACTACAACGCGTCGGTGCTAGAGCCGTGGGGCGAACGCTCGCAGCGAGGCTACGGCATTGAAGTGATCGAGCGATTCATGCGCGAAGCTGCCGCCGTTGAGTTTGGCGGTCCGCTCGAAGAACGCTCCATTCGCTTGGCCGCGGCGCGAGAACTGGCTTACAACGATCTCGCCGCGGATCGGCAAGTCGTCGCCGCCGTCGAAGCGATGGAAATCATTTTGGCCCGCCATGCCGCGGGCATCCCCGAGTGCGTCGTCGAAGTGAATGCTCCTGCGGGCGGGCTTGTCTTGAAAGTTCCAGGCGAATCCCGCGACGAAGTCCTCTACGCGCCGGCCGTCTAA
- a CDS encoding Gfo/Idh/MocA family protein: MASTRRDFLAASAGLAAIAASRVHAAEANSEVVLAIMGANNRGSQLAEQFAEQAGCRIAYICDPDEQAIAKGITAATSRGAAKPQGIRDFRHALDDPTVDALICAAPNHWHAPATILACKAGKHVYVEKPCSHTAAEGEMMIAAANKSGRVVQVGMQRRSGSLYRDVISKIRDGAIGAPLHAKSWYHTPRPSIGRGQKTTPPASLDYALWQGPSPERPFQSNAIPYNWHFFWQWGNGEIGNNGVHSIDICRLALGVDYPTRVTCAGGRLRYDDDQETPDTSTAIFECGDKLITWEQICWMRPIESSSIFGIEIRGTEGALCLNDEGAVIYDLDRNVVEDFEGSRGDAEHLRDFLDAVRDGHRTAASIEEGHKSALFCHLGNIAYRTGQSVDVDATTGRLLNKSMGQDLWSCEYREGWAPAV; the protein is encoded by the coding sequence ATGGCTTCGACGCGCCGAGACTTTCTTGCCGCTTCCGCCGGGCTGGCGGCCATCGCCGCCAGCCGCGTTCACGCCGCGGAGGCGAACAGCGAAGTGGTGCTGGCGATCATGGGGGCGAATAACCGCGGCTCACAACTTGCCGAGCAATTCGCCGAGCAAGCTGGTTGTCGGATCGCCTATATATGCGATCCGGACGAGCAGGCGATTGCCAAGGGCATCACGGCAGCGACGTCGCGCGGAGCGGCAAAACCGCAAGGAATTCGCGATTTTCGCCACGCACTCGACGACCCGACGGTTGACGCACTCATCTGCGCGGCGCCAAACCACTGGCATGCCCCAGCCACAATCCTCGCCTGCAAAGCTGGGAAGCACGTCTACGTGGAGAAGCCCTGCAGCCACACGGCGGCCGAGGGCGAGATGATGATTGCCGCGGCGAACAAGTCGGGCCGCGTCGTCCAAGTCGGCATGCAGCGCCGTAGCGGCTCGCTCTATCGCGATGTAATCAGCAAGATCCGCGACGGCGCCATCGGTGCGCCGCTTCACGCCAAGTCATGGTACCACACCCCTCGTCCCTCGATCGGCCGCGGACAGAAAACGACTCCTCCCGCCTCGCTTGACTACGCGCTTTGGCAAGGGCCTTCGCCGGAACGCCCGTTCCAGAGCAACGCGATTCCCTACAACTGGCACTTCTTCTGGCAGTGGGGGAATGGCGAAATTGGCAACAACGGCGTCCATTCAATTGACATTTGCCGATTAGCGCTCGGCGTCGACTACCCAACGCGCGTCACGTGCGCTGGCGGGCGACTTCGATACGACGACGACCAGGAAACTCCCGATACGTCGACAGCCATTTTCGAGTGCGGCGACAAACTGATCACATGGGAACAGATCTGCTGGATGCGACCGATCGAAAGCTCGAGCATCTTCGGCATCGAGATCCGCGGGACGGAAGGCGCGCTGTGCCTGAACGACGAGGGGGCGGTGATTTACGACCTGGATCGAAACGTCGTCGAGGATTTTGAAGGGAGCCGAGGCGACGCGGAACATCTGCGAGATTTTCTCGACGCCGTTCGCGACGGCCATCGCACGGCAGCGAGCATCGAAGAGGGGCACAAGAGCGCCCTCTTTTGCCATCTCGGCAACATCGCCTACCGAACAGGGCAGTCGGTCGACGTCGATGCGACAACAGGACGCCTTCTCAACAAATCCATGGGCCAAGACCTATGGTCTTGCGAGTACCGCGAAGGCTGGGCGCCCGCCGTTTAA
- a CDS encoding GntR family transcriptional regulator — MLKATTIELPEASTVDDAQQSRVDDVYHGILARIVRGELPGGSELKSTQLAQALGVSRTPVVQALSRLIADGIVTQKMNMRAMVRPGAENWLVEIHELRLLLEPPAAARAAQHMPIDAIQRLQRQSDAVDPQNDDDWVRRARDFDFALHLAISEHAANQPLRGAINKCWEYKRLSYTLGPERTDAVLRGLREHRTILGALAARDSATASAAMELHLRLASSYRPAGRVV; from the coding sequence ATGCTGAAAGCCACGACCATCGAACTCCCAGAAGCTAGCACTGTCGACGATGCGCAGCAGTCGCGCGTCGACGACGTCTACCACGGCATCCTGGCGCGCATTGTTCGCGGCGAGTTGCCCGGCGGCAGCGAGTTGAAATCGACGCAGCTGGCACAAGCGTTGGGTGTCAGCCGCACTCCGGTCGTCCAGGCGCTTTCGCGTCTGATTGCCGACGGAATTGTGACGCAGAAGATGAACATGCGAGCCATGGTTCGTCCCGGCGCGGAGAATTGGCTCGTAGAAATTCACGAACTCCGCCTACTGCTGGAGCCGCCGGCCGCCGCACGAGCTGCGCAGCATATGCCAATCGACGCCATTCAGCGGCTGCAGCGTCAGTCAGATGCCGTTGATCCGCAGAATGACGATGATTGGGTCCGGCGCGCGAGAGACTTCGATTTCGCGTTGCACTTGGCGATTTCCGAGCACGCCGCCAATCAACCTCTGCGTGGCGCCATCAATAAGTGCTGGGAGTACAAACGGCTGTCTTACACACTAGGGCCCGAACGGACCGATGCCGTCCTCCGCGGCTTGCGCGAGCATCGCACGATCCTTGGGGCGCTTGCGGCGCGTGACTCGGCGACGGCCTCTGCGGCGATGGAACTCCACCTTCGCTTGGCGTCCTCCTACCGACCGGCAGGGCGAGTCGTCTGA
- a CDS encoding aspartate aminotransferase family protein, with protein MSSVEPIQPVVKRHEPLSEATRRSIGQAEPRALRTFTPTLAVIERSAGSYHYTTDGAKLADFTSGVLVANLGHNPRRWWQRVYEYLGHTPDLLNTPNAATGTDTEGDYFSAVPLTAYNAITPLEAEACRRLLAAMRVLPGGNRFEQVVWSASGSEGVIKALRTALAQDPAKQMILATRHGFHGKKGLAGAVTGSERDAERDPRVRFISFPREECYSLEKRLEPLNLLPYIKELEQLADELGDQICCLITEPYLGGGGSYHPQKEYLQLLQTFCRDRGILFILDEVQSNFGRTGSLFAYADYGVEPDMVILGKGMGNGIPVDAVVGRRELFEKLNYGEASDTWSGHPLGCAAVLATLDEFEQHSVLAHGRELSKVFEAGLQRLVETAAITAIRGEGNVWGIQCGALPGRTSNEVASQVVRACYDGDDAGLAIHLLGPLNGDVIRVAPPLTMELDEAQQYLDAMFAIVERLG; from the coding sequence ATGAGTTCCGTCGAGCCAATTCAGCCAGTCGTGAAGCGCCACGAACCGCTCAGCGAGGCAACGCGACGCTCGATTGGGCAAGCAGAGCCACGAGCGCTGCGCACCTTCACGCCGACGCTGGCCGTGATCGAGCGGAGCGCCGGGTCTTACCACTACACGACCGACGGCGCCAAACTCGCGGATTTTACGTCGGGCGTGTTGGTCGCGAATCTCGGCCACAATCCCCGCCGCTGGTGGCAGCGGGTCTACGAGTATCTTGGTCACACGCCGGATTTGCTAAATACTCCGAACGCTGCGACCGGAACCGATACGGAAGGCGACTACTTCTCCGCCGTTCCGTTGACCGCGTACAACGCGATCACGCCGCTCGAAGCCGAGGCTTGCCGCAGGCTGCTCGCAGCGATGCGGGTGCTGCCGGGCGGCAATCGCTTCGAACAAGTCGTTTGGTCGGCGAGCGGCAGCGAAGGGGTCATCAAAGCGTTGCGAACGGCGCTCGCGCAAGATCCGGCGAAGCAAATGATCCTTGCGACGCGGCACGGCTTCCACGGCAAAAAAGGCCTCGCGGGCGCCGTTACCGGCAGCGAACGAGATGCAGAGCGCGATCCCCGCGTTCGCTTTATCAGCTTCCCACGCGAGGAATGTTACTCGCTGGAGAAGCGATTGGAACCGCTCAACCTGCTGCCTTACATCAAAGAGTTGGAGCAGTTGGCCGACGAACTCGGCGACCAAATTTGTTGCCTCATCACCGAGCCATACCTCGGCGGCGGCGGCTCGTACCACCCGCAGAAAGAGTATTTGCAACTGCTGCAAACCTTCTGCCGCGACCGCGGCATCTTGTTCATCCTGGACGAGGTGCAATCGAACTTCGGGCGGACCGGCTCGCTGTTCGCTTACGCCGACTACGGCGTCGAACCCGACATGGTCATCCTCGGCAAAGGCATGGGCAATGGCATCCCGGTCGATGCGGTCGTCGGTCGACGCGAACTCTTTGAGAAGCTGAACTACGGCGAAGCGTCGGACACTTGGAGCGGCCACCCGCTAGGCTGTGCCGCAGTTCTGGCGACGCTCGATGAGTTCGAACAGCACAGCGTACTCGCCCATGGTCGCGAGCTGTCGAAGGTGTTCGAGGCCGGGCTCCAGCGTCTCGTGGAAACGGCCGCCATCACAGCCATCCGGGGCGAGGGAAACGTGTGGGGCATCCAATGCGGCGCCCTGCCCGGCCGCACGTCGAACGAAGTCGCCAGCCAAGTCGTCCGTGCGTGCTACGACGGCGACGACGCTGGCCTGGCCATCCACTTGCTCGGGCCGCTCAACGGCGACGTCATTCGCGTCGCTCCGCCGCTTACGATGGAGCTTGACGAGGCGCAACAGTACCTCGACGCGATGTTTGCGATTGTTGAGCGTTTGGGATGA